The following is a genomic window from Apodemus sylvaticus chromosome 10, mApoSyl1.1, whole genome shotgun sequence.
TAGCCTTCTATGAGGTCACATCTACTATTCCTAGTAGATGGTATGTATCTGGGTTACCGGGTGGAGGGTGCTAGGTGGTCCTGCCCCTATGAGGTTTTGAGTTGATGAACAGATGCATGacccctccttcctctgctcctaCCTACAGGATGGTCCACTTCCATGGAGACGCCACACAGCCTTGGCACCACCAGCTCCCCCTGGCCTCTGCTGAGTGGCTCTAGTCCTGAGCCTGGAGCTGCTGAGCTGACCCCACTCTAAAGAGTCTTGCTTAGCGGGCAGCACAGAGCCCTCAGCATCCCAAACATTGCCAGGAGGCTTCCCTGGACCTCAGCGACACCCTGGCCTCTCCTGTCTGCACGCCTCATGTGGCCACTGGGATTTGAGGGGCCACAGTGAACCTTTATCAAATTGCACAGTGGGTTGTTCCTCCACACACCCTCCTTTTTTATGGTCAATGTATTTGTAAATGGTACAAGATGAAGGAAAGCAGCTGTCTCCATGGGCCTCAGGCCCTAGAGGGACTCTCCCCAACTGTCAAGCCTGGTGCTTTGAGCACTTAGCAAACCAGCAGAAGAGAATCTACCCATTGGAGTGAAGTGTCATCTTCACAAATGTTCTGCAAGGTGGGCAGCCCAGGTTACGGTTGATGAAGGAaactgcctgtctgcctgtgttATGTGACCCAAGGCAGCCAGGCCATTACTGCTGCTTCACCTGACAGATGTCCTGACTATGGGTAACCCTCCTCGGAGCCTCCAGGTCCCCTCCTGCTCTGCTCTACTACCTACTAGTGACCTCTGGCAGCTGTGGGCAAGGCCTGGGTAGTCAGACTGTGTTAACACCACAGTCCTTTGCAGTGGTCAGTGTCCAGTTCCCCCTCGAAGGTCCTGCTTCACTCACACCCTCACACGCCTCCAAGGTGGAGATGTTTGTGCTTGCAGGGCAGCACTGCCCACTGCCTTCAAGGCAAGAGCCTGAGCAGCTTCCATCGCAGGTCCATCGCCAGTTACCTGTCCTTTTATGTTTCTTCCTGATTTATTGTCTATGGCTTCTGTCAGAGCCCACCTAGGAGCAGGATCCTAGTGATACTTTGTTCCTAAGGCAGAGGTGCCCTGGGCAGTGCAGCTCCACAGAGGGTTGGTAAAGGGACCTCAGCCTAAGGAGCTGCATGGAGACCCCTCCAGGCTCAGGGTTGCTTGAGCTCTGGCGCTAACTCTGCTCCTTCCTAGCAGTGGCTGGCCTGGTGTCTGGTAAGCCTGTAAACACAGCTGTCTGCACACGCATCTGTCTCCTGCtgaatgcacatatgtgcacacgtCAGCACGTGCATGCCCACCCTCGCCTCTCACCTGCCAACACCCTGGGCTCTGGTCATGGCACTGGTGCCAGTACTTTGAAAGATGGGATGCAGACTGCACACTTACTGTCTCAGATCACATGCACTATCATTTGATGTACTCTGATTGGCTAGTTTGGGGTTCATTTTTACTGTATATTTATAGTAATAAAATCATGCAGCAATATTCTATGTGTGCCTTTGTTGTGGCACAGCACAATGTAGGCAGCACTGTTGGCTTTTGGTGTAGTGACAGGACCCTAGAGTGGTTTCTGGCAGAACTCCTGACAGATTTTGCTgctgccttcattttcttctgtgagAGGGGCAGTGAATGCTCTCTCCAGACAGACAATGGTttattgctattgttttgttGCTTGCTGTGTCTGAAGCTGGACATGAGTTTGGCTCACCTCCATTGAGCAATTGATGGATCTTGGCCTCCAGGTGGGCAGGAGGTCCTAGTTCTTATATCCAACCCAACTTCGGTGACGTTTACTGCGCACTCATCAATGTGCCAGTGAGGGCAAAGCCTATGATAAGGCTTAGTTAGGTCCCCGTCACTTGAGCTGGAGTCACTTAGATGCTTAAGTCTTTAAATGCCTGGTTTCACAGGACAGTAAACCCACAAGCTTTGGGTCGATGAGACTTCAGCTGCCCTCTCGGGGACTGGAGACTGGCACATCTTGATAATCAGTGTATACCTGCCTAGGACAACCTGGCCTCCGTGCGGTGCGTCTTGGGAGTTGTAGTTTCCTGGTGGTTGTGGGAGTCACCTATGCTACTTGGAGAGTGGTGAACTACATAACCCCACCCTCGCTCCGCCTCCGCCAGCTCCGGACTTTGCTGGGTTCAACCCCTGACTCTCATGACTGGTGGGGGCGGGCTTATGCACGTGGAAGCACGTGGATTGGGCCTGGGTGTCGTGGGCGGGGTCGCGCATGCTCGTTTGGGCAGTGGGCCTGGAGCACATCAAGATGTCGACCACGACGGTTCCGGAGCTGAAGCAGATCAGTCGGGAGGAAGCAATGCGCTTGGGGCCCGGCTGGAGCCATTCGTGCCACGCCATGCTATACGCCGCCAATCCCGGGCAGCTTTTCGGACGTATCCCCATGCGTTTCTCAGTGCTGGTGAGGAGCTGGGCGGGCAAGCAGGGCGGATACAGGCTTGGGACGCCCAGTGGACCCCGCGTCCTGACCAGGCTTACCTTGCAGATGCAGATGCGCTTCGACGGGCTGCTGGGCTTTCCCGGGGGTTTCGTGGACCGGCGCTTCTGGTCGCTGGAGGATGGCTTGAACCGGgtgctgggcctgggcctgggaggCCTACGCCTTACTGAAGCTGATTACCTGAGTTCACACCTGACTGAGGGTCCACACCGTGTGGTGGCACACCTGTACGCACGGCAGCTGACATTGGAACAGCTGCATGCTGTGGAGATAAGCGCTGTGCACTCACGGGACCACGGTCTGGAGGTGGGACTACTGCCTGGGGCCCGCCCCCATTCCCACTCCTGAGGTTTGGCTCTGGCACCACACAAGGCAGCATGGGTAACAAGTGCCCCTCAGGGTCCTCACCCTGCTATGCTGGGTGGGAAGAGGGACTTGGATCTGGGTCATGGGCTGTTTACATTTGCCTTATTGCCTGCCACTGTCAACCCTGGGAGTGGGGCTTGGAGTCACAGGAAGGGATAGATCAGGCCTGCTTAGAAACTCGGGGGCATGGAGTGAAACCAGGCATCATGGGGGTTGTTGCCATACAGGGTGGGGAGTGCATAGGATTGGCCTTGAAAGGGAGAAGGGGCTTTACTGCCACCAGCCTTGCCTGGCCAGACCCTGCCTGGGTCTCCCTGTTTCTTTGGCAAACTGGTGACTGACAAGCATTTCTGCCAGGGCCCTGCCTCTGCAAGGAGAGTCCAGCCCCACCCACGCCCTCTGTCCCACAGGTCCTGGGCCTTGTACGTGTCCCACTGTACACACAGAAGGATCGAGTAGGAGGCTTCCCTAACTTTCTGAGCAACGCCTTCGTCAGCACTGCCAAATATCAGCTCCTATTTGCCCTTAAGGTACTCAACATGATGCCCTCGGAAAAGCTGGCTGAGGCC
Proteins encoded in this region:
- the Nudt16l1 gene encoding tudor-interacting repair regulator protein isoform X1, whose translation is MLVWAVGLEHIKMSTTTVPELKQISREEAMRLGPGWSHSCHAMLYAANPGQLFGRIPMRFSVLMQMRFDGLLGFPGGFVDRRFWSLEDGLNRVLGLGLGGLRLTEADYLSSHLTEGPHRVVAHLYARQLTLEQLHAVEISAVHSRDHGLEVLGLVRVPLYTQKDRVGGFPNFLSNAFVSTAKYQLLFALKVLNMMPSEKLAEALASATEKQKKALEKLLPASS
- the Nudt16l1 gene encoding tudor-interacting repair regulator protein isoform X3, producing the protein MLVWAVGLEHIKMSTTTVPELKQISREEAMRLGPGWSHSCHAMLYAANPGQLFGRIPMRFSVLVLGLVRVPLYTQKDRVGGFPNFLSNAFVSTAKYQLLFALKVLNMMPSEKLAEALASATEKQKKALEKLLPASS
- the Nudt16l1 gene encoding tudor-interacting repair regulator protein isoform X2, translating into MLVWAVGLEHIKMSTTTVPELKQISREEAMRLGPGWSHSCHAMLYAANPGQLFGRIPMRFSVLMQMRFDGLLGFPGGFVDRRFWSLEDGLNRVLGLGLGGLRLTEADYLSSHLTEGPHRVVAHLYARQLTLEQLHAVEISAVHSRDHGLEVGLLPGARPHSHS